The window GCATTACAAGCTCAAATAAGTCCACATTTTTTATTTAATTCACTAAACATCATTGTTTCACTCATTAGAACTGACCAAAAGAAAGCAAGGAATTTACTAATCGCTTTATCTCACTTTCTACGTCAAAATCTAACAGGTACGACTGAACAATGGATCACTTTAGAACAAGAACTTAAGCATGTAAAAGCTTATCTTTCAATAGAAGAAGCAAGGTTCGTTGATAAACTTCGTGTCATTTATGATATTGACGAGCAGGTTTTAGGGAAGCCGATTCCACCTTTAACACTGCAGCCGATTGTTGAAAATGCTATTAAACATGGAATTAAAGATAAGGAAAGGAATTGTGAAATTAGTATTATCATTAAGCAGATGGACCAGGACATACTCGTATCCGTTCAAGACAATGGACGTGGTATTGATTTTTCTAAATATCCAAAGTTAGTAAAAGAGAAAGTTATGTCTAAAACTGGAACTGGTATAGGACTATATAATGTGAATCGACGACTTGTCATGATGCTTGGTGAAAAATCAGCTCTCTCAATAAATAGTAAACAAAATGAGGGAACGACCGTTTCCTTTACAATTTCAGCGAGTATGGAGGAAGTATAATGACCGTGATCAAAGTTCTTATAGTCGATGATGAACGATATAGCAGAGATGAGCTAAAGCATTTATTATCCGAATATCCAACAATTGAGATTATTGGTGAGGCAGAGTCCGGTGATCAAGCCGTTATGAAGGCTTTGCAGCTACAGCCTGATGTTGTCTTTCTAGACATCGAGATGCCGAAACTAAATGGAATGGAAGTGGCTAGATCTTTAAAGGAACTCAAAAAGACGCCACTCATTGTATTTGCCACAGCTTACCCTAACTTTGCGGTCGAAGCTTTTCGTCATCAAGCAGTGGATTATCTAGTTAAGCCATTCGACGAGAGTCAGCTGAAGGAAACAGTTGCCCGCTTAAAAAGGCTATTGGTAGAGCATGAGCCAAAAAAGCTAGAAAAAACTGCGTCTATTTCTGCGAGGCTTGCACTTGAAGAGGATGACGGAATTATTTATGTGAATCCAAAAGACATCTTATATTTATACCGAGATGAAAGGGAAACCAAAATTGTCTTAAAAGATAAAGAATATCACTCCAAATTATCTTTAAAAGATTTCGAGGAAAGATTAGAACATCTTTCCTTTTATCGAATTCATAAAAGCTACCTCGTTAACCTCGATCATGTGTCTCGTCTTATACCTTGGTTTAATGGTGCCTATCAACTAGAGGTAAGTGGAATGAAGGAAAATTTATCAGTAAGCAGAAATTATGTAAAAGGTCTACGTGCACTCTTAGAGTTATAGCACGTAAGACCTCTTTTTTTTCACCTTAAACACAATTTCCTACATCTTAGACAAGAAATCACCTCAAGGAAAACGTTTTCATTTATGATAGTGAAAACGAATACAAAAACTTTCTTTCAAGGGGGATTTGACATGTATACATTTATTGCCGGTGTCCTGCTTTTAATTATTGGATACTTCACTTATGGAAAATTTGTAGAAAAG of the Bacillus mesophilus genome contains:
- a CDS encoding LytR/AlgR family response regulator transcription factor, producing the protein MTVIKVLIVDDERYSRDELKHLLSEYPTIEIIGEAESGDQAVMKALQLQPDVVFLDIEMPKLNGMEVARSLKELKKTPLIVFATAYPNFAVEAFRHQAVDYLVKPFDESQLKETVARLKRLLVEHEPKKLEKTASISARLALEEDDGIIYVNPKDILYLYRDERETKIVLKDKEYHSKLSLKDFEERLEHLSFYRIHKSYLVNLDHVSRLIPWFNGAYQLEVSGMKENLSVSRNYVKGLRALLEL